Proteins from a genomic interval of Streptococcus sp. D7B5:
- a CDS encoding HU family DNA-binding protein codes for MANKQDLIAKVAEATELTKKDSAAAVDAVFAAVTEYLAAGEKVQLIGFGNFEVRERAARKGRNPQTGKEIKIAASKVPAFKAGKALKDAVK; via the coding sequence ATGGCAAACAAACAAGATTTGATCGCTAAAGTAGCAGAAGCTACAGAATTGACTAAGAAAGATTCAGCAGCAGCAGTTGATGCTGTATTTGCAGCAGTAACTGAATACCTTGCTGCTGGTGAAAAAGTTCAATTGATCGGTTTCGGTAACTTTGAAGTTCGTGAGCGTGCTGCACGTAAAGGTCGCAACCCTCAAACTGGTAAAGAAATCAAAATCGCAGCTTCTAAAGTTCCAGCATTCAAAGCTGGTAAAGCTCTTAAAGACGCTGTTAAATAA